A genomic stretch from Qipengyuania pelagi includes:
- the coaE gene encoding dephospho-CoA kinase (Dephospho-CoA kinase (CoaE) performs the final step in coenzyme A biosynthesis.) — translation MTRPLVIGLTGSIGMGKSTVAAMFAAAGIPVFDADREVRAMQGPGGALVPAIEAAFPGSTGPHGVLRDALGARVFGDDAALARLEKIVHPAVAERRAAFLRDHADAPLVIFDIPLLFEKGGVDAVDRVVVVSAPAEAQRRRVLARPGMTEAKFADILARQTPDAEKRARADHVVDTGVSLEETEAEVLALIERLRGSTGPL, via the coding sequence ATGACCCGGCCGCTCGTCATCGGGCTCACCGGGTCGATCGGGATGGGCAAGTCCACAGTCGCGGCCATGTTCGCCGCCGCCGGTATCCCCGTCTTCGACGCCGACCGCGAGGTTCGCGCGATGCAGGGGCCGGGCGGCGCGCTGGTCCCTGCGATCGAGGCCGCCTTTCCCGGCAGCACCGGGCCCCACGGCGTCCTTCGCGACGCATTGGGCGCCAGGGTCTTCGGCGACGATGCTGCGCTCGCCCGGTTGGAGAAAATCGTCCATCCCGCCGTGGCCGAGCGGCGCGCGGCCTTCCTGCGCGATCACGCGGATGCGCCGCTGGTGATCTTCGATATTCCGCTCCTGTTCGAGAAAGGCGGCGTTGACGCGGTCGATCGCGTGGTGGTCGTGTCCGCTCCGGCAGAAGCGCAGCGCAGGCGCGTGCTCGCGCGGCCCGGCATGACCGAAGCGAAATTCGCCGACATCCTCGCGCGCCAGACTCCCGATGCGGAGAAGCGCGCCCGCGCCGATCATGTCGTCGATACGGGCGTATCGCTCGAAGAGACCGAGGCCGAGGTGCTGGCGCTGATCGAACGCCTACGCGGCTCAACCGGCCCCTTGTAA
- the dnaQ gene encoding DNA polymerase III subunit epsilon yields MREIVFDTETTGLDPRTGDRMVEIGCIEIVNLMPTGRSFHAYYNPERDMPAGAEAVHGLSAAFLSDKPLFRDGAADLLAFIGDDPLVAHNAGFDFGFLNNELELCGLTPVDTGRMVDTVALARKRHPGAKLSLDALCTRYGIDRSHRVKHGALLDAELLAQVYVELRGGRQIGLELAADAASSQSGDTHQPATLQLRQAPTGARREPRPHAASAAELARHAEFVGKMKAPLWLK; encoded by the coding sequence ATGCGCGAGATCGTCTTCGACACCGAAACCACCGGCCTCGATCCAAGGACCGGGGATCGCATGGTGGAAATCGGCTGTATCGAGATCGTCAATCTGATGCCCACGGGGCGCAGTTTCCACGCCTATTACAATCCCGAACGGGATATGCCCGCAGGCGCCGAAGCGGTGCATGGCCTCTCCGCCGCTTTCCTGTCCGACAAGCCGCTGTTCCGGGATGGGGCGGCGGATCTGCTCGCTTTCATAGGGGACGATCCCCTGGTCGCGCACAATGCGGGCTTCGATTTCGGCTTCCTCAACAACGAGCTGGAACTGTGCGGGCTGACCCCGGTCGATACCGGGCGGATGGTCGACACCGTGGCTCTGGCGCGCAAGCGGCATCCGGGGGCCAAGCTCTCGCTCGACGCGCTGTGCACGCGTTACGGGATCGATCGCAGCCACCGGGTCAAGCACGGCGCGCTGCTCGACGCGGAATTGCTGGCGCAGGTCTATGTCGAATTGCGCGGCGGGCGGCAGATCGGGCTGGAGCTGGCGGCCGATGCCGCATCAAGTCAGTCGGGCGATACGCACCAGCCCGCGACCCTCCAGCTGCGCCAGGCACCGACCGGCGCGCGCCGCGAACCGCGTCCGCACGCGGCGTCCGCCGCCGAACTGGCGCGCCACGCCGAATTCGTCGGCAAGATGAAGGCACCGCTTTGGCTGAAGTGA
- the xth gene encoding exodeoxyribonuclease III produces the protein MRIASFNINGIKARLPRLKEWLAETRPTVACLQEIKTQDEGFPASEFEEIGYHAIWHGQKSFNGVAILADGVKPVETRRGLPDLFPEDGEDDHARYLEADMNGVRVGCIYLPNGNPLPGPKFEYKLRWMERLRAHAADLWAQEIPTALVGDYNVIPEDKDVWSPKAMASDALMQPESRDAYARMLADGWTDAIDTLNPRGGVWTFWDYQAGAWQRDHGFRIDHLLLSPELADRMTAAGVDKEYRGREKSSDHTPVWVELQD, from the coding sequence ATGCGTATCGCCAGTTTCAACATCAACGGGATCAAGGCGCGCCTGCCGCGCCTGAAGGAATGGCTTGCGGAGACGCGGCCTACCGTCGCCTGCCTGCAGGAGATCAAGACCCAGGACGAGGGCTTCCCGGCTTCCGAGTTCGAGGAGATCGGCTATCACGCGATCTGGCACGGGCAGAAGAGCTTCAACGGCGTCGCAATCCTCGCCGACGGAGTGAAGCCGGTCGAAACGCGGCGCGGCCTTCCAGACCTGTTTCCCGAAGACGGGGAGGACGATCACGCCCGCTATCTCGAAGCCGATATGAACGGCGTCCGGGTGGGGTGCATCTATCTGCCCAACGGCAATCCGCTTCCAGGCCCCAAATTCGAATACAAGCTGCGCTGGATGGAACGGTTGCGCGCGCACGCCGCCGATCTCTGGGCGCAGGAGATCCCCACCGCCCTGGTCGGCGATTACAACGTGATCCCCGAGGACAAGGATGTCTGGTCACCCAAGGCAATGGCGAGCGATGCGCTGATGCAGCCCGAATCGCGCGACGCCTATGCGCGGATGCTGGCGGATGGCTGGACCGATGCCATCGACACGCTCAATCCGCGCGGCGGGGTGTGGACGTTCTGGGACTATCAGGCGGGCGCGTGGCAGCGCGATCACGGGTTTCGGATCGACCATCTGCTGCTCAGCCCCGAACTCGCCGACCGGATGACGGCGGCCGGCGTCGACAAGGAGTATCGCGGGCGCGAGAAGTCCAGCGACCACACGCCCGTATGGGTCGAACTCCAAGACTGA
- a CDS encoding cell wall hydrolase, with amino-acid sequence MAQESDSAPAIILPQTEVTDEIVPATAPVFVEKEVAQEIPAETAETEPALPSSDETPRASSLRELVAMTPTDGALSEELQCLAGAVYFESRGEPLDGQLAVAQVIINRAESGQFPESYCSVVHQRSQFSFVKNGRMPQPRTSSAAWTRAKAIARIAHRGLWDSAADDSLYFHAKYVRPSWSRKKVARATIDSHIFYR; translated from the coding sequence GTGGCACAGGAATCGGATTCCGCCCCGGCGATCATCCTTCCCCAGACCGAAGTGACGGACGAAATCGTCCCCGCAACCGCTCCGGTCTTCGTGGAAAAGGAAGTGGCTCAGGAAATTCCCGCCGAGACGGCGGAGACCGAGCCCGCCCTCCCCTCCAGTGACGAGACCCCGCGCGCTTCCTCCTTGCGCGAACTCGTCGCCATGACGCCCACCGACGGCGCGCTCTCCGAAGAGCTGCAGTGCCTCGCAGGCGCGGTCTATTTCGAATCGCGCGGCGAACCGCTCGACGGCCAGCTCGCCGTCGCGCAGGTCATCATCAACCGCGCGGAATCGGGCCAGTTTCCCGAAAGTTACTGCTCGGTCGTGCACCAGCGCTCGCAATTCAGCTTCGTGAAGAATGGCCGGATGCCGCAGCCGCGGACATCCAGCGCTGCCTGGACGCGGGCCAAGGCCATCGCGCGCATCGCCCATCGCGGGTTATGGGATAGCGCGGCAGACGATTCGCTCTATTTCCACGCCAAATATGTCCGCCCGAGCTGGAGCCGCAAGAAAGTGGCCCGCGCGACGATCGATTCGCATATTTTCTATCGGTGA
- a CDS encoding HesB/IscA family protein yields MAEPLSLTRLTLTQAAADRVAAIAAKQGAPAILRLSVEGGGCSGFQYKFGLAPEAESDDMVSETGDVRLVVDPVSLDLVAGSTVDFVESLGGAAFRVENPQAAAGCGCGTSFGI; encoded by the coding sequence ATGGCCGAACCCCTCTCCCTCACCCGCCTGACCCTGACCCAGGCCGCCGCCGACCGTGTCGCGGCGATCGCCGCCAAGCAGGGCGCGCCCGCGATCCTGCGCCTCTCCGTCGAGGGCGGGGGCTGTTCGGGCTTCCAGTACAAATTCGGCCTCGCCCCCGAAGCCGAGAGCGACGACATGGTGAGCGAGACCGGCGACGTCCGCCTGGTCGTCGATCCGGTCAGCCTCGATCTCGTCGCGGGCAGCACGGTCGATTTCGTCGAATCGCTGGGCGGCGCGGCCTTCCGCGTCGAAAACCCGCAGGCGGCGGCGGGCTGCGGATGCGGTACCAGCTTCGGGATTTGA
- a CDS encoding DUF1491 family protein, translated as MDDARLPAHVEVAGLIRAVQAAGGFATVLHKGERDAGAICLIATHKGHNSTLWERMPQLDGSRKFVATKHQDTENKGYFDEYLARRVRQDPDTWQIELDIENPERFIASC; from the coding sequence ATGGACGATGCGCGCCTGCCCGCCCATGTCGAAGTCGCCGGGCTGATCCGCGCGGTCCAGGCGGCGGGCGGGTTCGCGACGGTGCTGCACAAGGGGGAGCGCGACGCGGGCGCGATTTGCCTGATTGCGACACATAAAGGCCACAATTCAACACTGTGGGAGCGGATGCCCCAGCTTGACGGGTCGCGGAAATTCGTCGCGACCAAGCATCAAGATACTGAAAATAAGGGATATTTTGACGAATACCTCGCCCGCCGCGTGCGTCAGGACCCGGATACCTGGCAGATCGAACTGGATATCGAAAATCCCGAACGCTTCATCGCGTCCTGCTGA
- the hpf gene encoding ribosome hibernation-promoting factor, HPF/YfiA family: MDIRVSGHQIETGAALQDHVSDRLQAMVEKYFSRALSSHVTFGKAGSGAFSCDIVTHVNKGLILKSHGEAHDVHQSFDQALTKVEKQLRRYKRRVQDRHSQAAHAMAEEEAAYTIFAAPEPDQADEREEENAPPIVAETTADIPEATVADAVMMLDLRDTGALFFKNAGTGRHNMVYRRRDGTIGWVEPKRAD, from the coding sequence ATGGATATCCGCGTCTCGGGCCACCAGATCGAAACCGGCGCCGCCTTGCAGGACCATGTGTCCGACCGGCTGCAGGCCATGGTCGAGAAATATTTCAGCCGCGCGCTCAGCTCGCACGTCACCTTCGGCAAGGCTGGGTCCGGCGCGTTTTCCTGCGACATCGTCACCCACGTCAACAAGGGCCTGATCCTCAAGAGCCATGGCGAGGCGCATGACGTCCATCAGAGCTTCGACCAGGCGCTCACCAAGGTCGAGAAGCAGCTGCGCCGCTACAAGCGCCGGGTGCAGGACCGCCATAGCCAGGCCGCCCACGCCATGGCGGAGGAAGAGGCCGCCTACACGATCTTCGCCGCGCCCGAACCCGATCAGGCGGACGAGCGCGAGGAAGAGAACGCACCGCCCATCGTCGCCGAGACCACGGCGGACATTCCCGAAGCCACCGTCGCCGATGCGGTGATGATGCTCGACCTGCGGGATACCGGCGCGCTGTTCTTCAAGAATGCGGGCACGGGCCGACACAACATGGTCTATCGCCGCCGCGACGGGACGATCGGATGGGTCGAGCCGAAGCGGGCCGACTGA
- a CDS encoding CBS domain-containing protein: MNIGNLIEGRASSAIVTCTVDQTMRDVVALLAERRIGALPVMEEGRVAGIFSERDVLYCLAKDGAAALDRPVREAMTAPAITVDRMTEIDGALALMTRRRIRHLPVLDGETLCGFISIGDLVKSKIDQVEHEAAQMRQYIQTA; this comes from the coding sequence ATGAATATCGGAAATCTGATCGAGGGCCGGGCCAGCTCGGCCATCGTGACCTGCACTGTCGACCAGACGATGCGCGATGTCGTCGCCTTGCTGGCGGAACGGCGGATCGGGGCCCTCCCGGTGATGGAGGAAGGCCGGGTCGCGGGGATCTTTTCGGAACGCGATGTCCTCTATTGCCTCGCCAAGGACGGAGCCGCCGCGCTCGATCGTCCGGTCCGCGAAGCGATGACCGCGCCCGCCATCACGGTCGACCGCATGACCGAAATCGACGGCGCGCTGGCGCTGATGACGCGGCGGCGCATCCGCCATCTTCCCGTGCTCGACGGCGAGACATTGTGCGGCTTCATTTCGATCGGCGATCTGGTCAAATCCAAGATCGATCAGGTCGAACACGAGGCGGCGCAGATGCGGCAATATATCCAGACCGCCTGA
- a CDS encoding PaaI family thioesterase: protein MADDTPPSPAFTPKPSEGAASHHRALERLYRSAPVNTLFASELAIEGEGRARISFDITEDVFHAAGAAHGTVYFKMLDDAAFYAANTLVTDRFLLTTSFNLHFTKPVRTGRVIAEGRWISGRRRVFVAESRLVDAEGDEIGRGTGTFMRSRIALSGLPGYAQ, encoded by the coding sequence ATGGCCGACGACACACCACCCTCCCCCGCTTTCACGCCCAAGCCCAGCGAAGGCGCCGCATCGCATCACCGCGCGCTCGAGCGGCTGTATCGCTCGGCGCCGGTGAACACCCTGTTCGCCTCCGAACTGGCGATCGAGGGCGAGGGGCGCGCGCGGATCAGTTTCGATATCACCGAGGACGTCTTCCACGCGGCGGGTGCCGCCCACGGGACGGTCTATTTCAAGATGCTCGACGATGCGGCCTTCTATGCGGCCAACACGCTGGTGACGGACCGCTTCCTGCTCACGACATCGTTCAACCTCCATTTCACGAAACCGGTGCGGACCGGGCGCGTGATCGCGGAAGGGCGCTGGATCAGCGGGCGTCGCCGCGTCTTCGTCGCCGAATCGCGGCTGGTCGATGCGGAAGGGGACGAGATCGGACGCGGAACGGGCACCTTCATGCGCTCGCGCATCGCGCTTTCCGGCCTGCCCGGTTACGCACAATAG